The nucleotide sequence CCAACTCAACAACGGTGACGGGAAATACAATTCCCTCTTCATCGAAAACCTGAGTCATTCCTTTTTTTGTTCCAAGCAAACCAAGTGTCATATTAACTCCGCAAATTCTACGAATTTGCTTCGCGACCTAGCAAAGCTAGGTCTTGATAAAGATTCCTAAAGCATTTTAATTTCAACTTCGACGCCGACCGACAAATCAAGTCGCATTAACGCGTCAACAGTTTGTTGATTCGGATCCAAAATATCCAGCAAGCGTTTGTGTGTTCTGATTTCAAACTGCTCTTGGGAACGTTTGTCCACATGTGGCGAACGCAAGACGGAATATTTTTCAATCCGTGTTGGCAAAGGAATGGGGCCTGCAATGCGTGCACCCGTTCTTTTCGCCGTGTCGACAATTTCCAGAGCGGATTGATCGAGCAAACGATAATCAAACGCTTTGAGTCTTATTCTAATTTTTTGCCCTTCATAGGCTGCCATATAAATCCTGTGTTCACGTGCTCATGTGTTTATGTGCTCATGTCAACAGGAACGCATGAGCACATGAGCACAATTATTATTATTC is from Deltaproteobacteria bacterium and encodes:
- the rpsJ gene encoding 30S ribosomal protein S10 produces the protein MAAYEGQKIRIRLKAFDYRLLDQSALEIVDTAKRTGARIAGPIPLPTRIEKYSVLRSPHVDKRSQEQFEIRTHKRLLDILDPNQQTVDALMRLDLSVGVEVEIKML